From Musa acuminata AAA Group cultivar baxijiao chromosome BXJ3-8, Cavendish_Baxijiao_AAA, whole genome shotgun sequence, one genomic window encodes:
- the LOC135645600 gene encoding DEAD-box ATP-dependent RNA helicase 15 isoform X2 translates to MDVICQAKSGMGKTAVFVLSTLQQIEPVAGQVAALVLCHTRELAYQICHEFERFSTYLPDIKVAVFYGGVHIMKHKDILKNECPHIVVGTPGRILALARDKDLSLKNVRHFILDECDKMLESLDMRRDVQEIFKMTPHDKQVMMFSATLSKEIRPVCKRFMQDPMEIYVDDEAKLTLHGLVQHYIKLTELEKNRKLNDLLDALDFNQVVIFVKSVSRAAELNKLLVECNFPSICIHSGMSQEERLTRYKNFKEGLKRILVATDLVGRGIDIERVNIVINYDMPDSADTYLHRVGRAGRFGTKGLAITFVSSASDSDVLNQVQERFEVDIKELPEQIDTSTYMPS, encoded by the exons ATGGATGTCATCTGCCAAGCTAAGTCCGGAATGGGGAAAACTGCTGTTTTTGTTCTTTCAACTCTACAGCAAATTGAGCCCGTTGCAGGGCAAGTTGCTGCACTTGTGCTATGTCATACAAGGGAATTGGCTTATCAG ATCTGCCACGAGTTCGAGAGGTTCAGCACTTACTTGCCTGATATTAAGGTTGCTGTTTTTTATGGTGGAGTTCACATCATGAAGCACAAGGATATTTTGAAGAATGAATGCCCACATATTGTAGTCGGCACACCAGGAAGAATACTGGCACTTGCAAGAGATAAAGATCTTTCTTTGAAGAATGTGAGGCACTTTATTCTTGATGAATGTGACAAGATGCTCGAGTCACTTG ATATGCGTAGAGACGTTCAGGAGATCTTCAAAATGACACCTCACGACAAGCAAGTTATGATGTTCTCAGCGACTCTCAGCAAGGAGATCCGCCCCGTGTGCAAAAGATTCATGCAAGAT CCTATGGAAATATACGTTGACGATGAGGCCAAACTGACATTGCATGGTCTAGTACAG CACTACATCAAACTAACCGAGTTGGAAAAGAACCGGAAACTGAATGATCTTTTGGATGCACTGGACTTCAATCAAGTTGTGATCTTTGTGAAAAGCGTGAGTAGAGCAGCGGAGCTGAACAAGTTACTTGTCGAGTGCAACTTCCCATCAATCTGTATCCACTCTGGCATGTCACAGGAGGAAAG GTTGACGAGGTATAAGAATTTCAAGGAAGGTCTTAAAAGGATTCTTGTAGCTACCGATCTGGTTGGGAGGGGAATTGATATTGAGCGAGTCAACATCGTGATAAACTATGACATGCCAGATTCCGCTGACACTTATCTCCACAGG gTTGGAAGGGCTGGTCGTTTTGGTACCAAAGGACTTGCTATTACGTTTGTTTCTTCGGCTTCAGACTCTGATGTTCTCAATCAG GTGCAAGAGAGGTTTGAGGTGGACATTAAGGAGCTGCCAGAGCAGATTGACACTTCAACCTACA TGCCGTCGTGA